Proteins from one Pleuronectes platessa chromosome 16, fPlePla1.1, whole genome shotgun sequence genomic window:
- the cpsf4 gene encoding cleavage and polyadenylation specificity factor subunit 4: protein MQDLLANAEHIKFDLELAMEQQLGAQPLPFPGMDKSGSAVCEYFMRAACVKGGMCPFRHISGEKTVVCKHWLRGLCKKGDQCEFLHEYDMTKMPECYFYSKFGECSNKECPFLHIDPESKIKDCPWYDRGFCKHGPDCRHRHTRRVICMNYLVGFCPEGKSCKFMHPRFELPMGASEQPPLPLQSQNQAKPVPTLGRSSLSLIQLTHSSPSQRPQNNHHMGGFQQNTMIGNRGPRPLDQVTCYKCGEKGHYANKCTKGHLAFLSGQ, encoded by the exons ATGCAGGACTTACTGGCCAACGCGGAACACATCAAGTTCGACCTGGAGCTCGcgatggagcagcagctgggggCGCAGCCGCTGCCCTTCCCCGGCATGGACA aGTCCGGATCCGCTGTGTGCGAGTACTTCATGCGAGCGGCTTGTGTGAAAG GCGGGATGTGTCCTTTCCGTCACATCAGTGGAGAGAAGACGGTGGTGTGTAAGCACTGGCTCCGAGGCCTGTGTAAGAAGGGAGACCAGTGCGAGTTTCTCCATGAATACGACATGACCAAGATGCCTGAATGCTACTTCTACTCCAAATTTG GCGAGTGCAGCAACAAGGAATGTCCGTTCCTGCACATCGATCCAGAGTCCAAGATCAAGGACTGTCCCTGGTACGACCGGGGCTTCTGCAAACACG gTCCCGactgcagacacagacacacaagaagaGTGATCTGTATGAACTACCTGGTCGGTTTCTGTCCAGAAGGAAAATCCTGTAAATTTATGCA CCCTCGTTTTGAGCTGCCTATGGGAGCCTCTGAACAGCCTCCGCTACCATTACAATCCCAGAACCAAGCAAAG CCTGTGCCTACCCTCGGCCGCTCGTCGCTCTCTCTCATCCAGTTGACCCACTCCAGTCCAAGCCAGCGGCCGCAGAACAACCATCACATGGGCGGTTTCCAGCAAAATACCATGATTGGCAACAGAGGGCCTCGTCCACTGGACCAGGTCACCTGCTACAAG TGTGGAGAGAAGGGCCACTATGCCAACAAATGCACTAAAGGCCACCTCGCCTTCCTCAGTGGACAGTGA
- the smcr8a gene encoding guanine nucleotide exchange protein smcr8a, producing the protein MIGSPDVVAFTKEDEFGQTSPDPWALPEEFSVPLHPLGDSNPWAKTSFAKFTKDFILISEFSEQVGPQPLLTIPPDPKVCGTFDLNYFSLRIMSVDYQASFVGHPPGSGYPRLSFVEDSRVVLGDSKEGAFAYVHHLTLYDLEARGFVRPFCMAYVSADERKIMLQFQEMSLRFLQASECLKAGNRRAFAKELQRKLQDLEYTHSVLQKEEGLQREAGTQCMYSAHAVDKANELANVEKSIYEHRDLLRQISSFHCRPRRDPHAVTCPKCMTQCLSECETLLEKYAKLANPFCYTDKGRKKDEGQGQINDEEGKEEVVEDDDEGVKRRPSYTPQLIKARSAKCFDKRLKTMQELCDDTFYEATMGLLKETERSFRGDLCYLHTRRLDKSLRRRQIITNFLFEEDLGDDAEDEEGVPRPFCAVNHAVNNFTLLIPPPIVLGPEPLELESLAPPDPRDPTSETSRNQESELGLGESHLESSPSDQTLETQESSDGTKGSFSSDKSGMGPAEKQQSLASVRSEPPDPDPDPDSDLTPDHNTDLERESSSEDMETTVGEDEGDNGGDDTPVSLLEVVSELEASREDDCERADEIESDLLVPIDTACCMSQEGFLYEASAPEKNHHVDQSSHHQSSPAAVVNQEPQSLPLLQDYYAVGSPCSENKASGLELPVGLLGDAVSRMSAEDGSDCTMSASTGSDRAASPLGYGASMTLRHRKKAGQGALRFVRQYPFAIQALWCLLSGRTLVVLGADEGRVRRLVAALALFVPGPGKCGERVQAWLSCPFTLTDLKRWKLIGLQRVASPVGSSMLYSLSRYSRYISILDADQKTLRCPPYRGQLLANIADHRTYIRRGSTYFLHVQSTLCRLAAKAFLFTFTHHLHLPVSSTEGPEVVEGRRLCFLQEQLGLGEEDSQILLCLSQLITQQYLQPATGSSALAPCFSFNYTTSVLYKI; encoded by the exons ATGATAGGCTCACCTGACGTGGTGGCTTTCACTAAAGAGGATGAGTTTGGCCAGACCAGCCCGGACCCCTGGGCTCTCCCTGAGGAGTTCTCCGTCCCCCTCCATCCTTTGGGTGACTCCAACCCCTGGGCCAAAACCTCCTTCGCCAAGTTCACCAAAGACTTCATCCTCATCTCGGAGTTCTCCGAGCAGGTGGGCCCTCAGCCGCTCCTCACCATCCCCCCCGACCCCAAGGTCTGTGGCACGTTCGATCTCAACTACTTCTCCCTGCGCATCATGTCAGTGGACTACCAGGCCTCCTTCGTCGGGCATCCACCAGGGAGTGGCTACCCAAGGCTCAGCTTCGTGGAGGACTCGAGGGTGGTGTTGGGCGACTCGAAGGAGGGGGCATTCGCTTACGTCCATCACCTCACGCTGTACGACCTGGAGGCGAGGGGCTTTGTGCGACCGTTCTGCATGGCATACGTGTCAGCCGACGAGAGGAAGATCATGCTGCAGTTTCAGGAGATGTCCCTCCGCTTCCTGCAGGCGTCCGAGTGTCTGAAGGCCGGGAACAGGAGAGCCTTCGCCAAAGAACTGCAGAGGAAGCTCCAGGACCTGGA GTACACTCACTCTGTGCTGCAGAAAGAGGAGGGCCTGCAGAGGGAGGCGGGGACTCAGTGCATGTACTCCGCTCACGCCGTAGACAAAGCCAACGAGCTCGCTAACGTTGAGAAGAGCATATATGAACACAGGGACCTGCTGAGGCAGATCAGCTCCTTCCACTGCCGCCCGCGCAGAGACCCGCACGCTGTCACCTGTCCGAAGTGTATGACCCAGTGCTTGAGCGAGTGTGAAACGCTGTTGGAAAAATACGCAAAGCTTGCCAACCCCTTCTGCTACACGGACAAAGGAAGGAAGAAGGACGAAGGACAGGGTCAGATCAATGATGAAGAAGGcaaagaggaggtggtggaggatgaCGATGAGGGCGTTAAACGCAGGCCGTCTTACACACCACAGCTGATCAAAGCTAGGTCCGCCAAGTGTTTCGACAAGCGGCTGAAGACCATGCAGGAGCTGTGTGATGACACTTTCTACGAGGCCACCATGGGGCTCctgaaggagacggagaggagttTTCGTGGAGACCTATGTTACCTTCACACACGCCGCCTGGACAAGTCTTTACGCAGGAGACAGATAATTaccaacttcctgtttgaggaggaccTTGGTGACgatgctgaggatgaggagggggtaCCAAGACCATTCTGTGCTGTGAACCATGCTGTCAACAACTTCACACTCTTAATTCCTCCTCCAATTGTGCTGGGACCAGAACCTCTAGAGCTAGAATCACTGGCACCCCCAGATCCCCGAGACCCAACTTCTGAGACCAGCCGTAATCAGGAGAGTGAGCTCGGGCTTGGGGAGAGTCATCTGGAATCCTCCCCCTCAGACCAGACTCTGGAGACCCAGGAGAGCTCCGACGGGACCAAAGGAAGCTTTAGCAGCGATAAGAGCGGGATGGGCCCGGCAGAAAAGCAGCAAAGTCTTGCTAGTGTTAGGTCTGAACCTCccgatcctgatcctgatcctgattctGACTTGACCCCTGACCACAACACTGAcctggagagggagagcagcagtgAAGATATGGAAACCACGGTaggggaggatgagggggaCAACGGGGGAGACGACACACCTGTGTCATTGCTGGAAGTGGTGTCTGAGCTGGAGGCCAGCCGGGAGGACGACTGTGAGAGAGCAGATGAAATTGAGTCTGACTTGTTGGTTCCAATTGACACAGCATGCTGTATGTCTCAAGAGGGTTTCCTTTATGAGGCATCTGCCCCAGAAAAGAACCATCATGTGGACCAAAGCTCCCACCATCAGTCCTCTCCTGCCGCGGTGGTCAACCAGGAGCCTcaatccctcccccttctccagGACTATTACGCTGTAGGCTCTCCATGCTCGGAAAACAAAGCATCTGGGCTAGAGCTGCCCGTGGGCCTCCTTGGAGATGCAGTTTCCCGTATGTCAGCAGAGGACGGGTCCGACTGCACCATGAGTGCCTCTACTGGGTCTGATCGCGCTGCCTCACCTCTCGGCTATGGGGCGTCGATGACCCTGCGTCACAGGAAGAAGGCTGGACAAGGAGCCCTGAGGTTTGTACGACAGTACCCCTTTGCCATTCAAGCTCTGTGGTGCCTGCTGAGTGGCAGAACCCTGGTGGTGCTTGGGGCAGATGAGGGGAGGGTCCGACGGTTGGTTGCTGCTCTGGCCCTCTTCGTTCCCGGCCCTGGGAAGTGCGGCGAGAGGGTTCAAGCCTGGCTGTCCTGTCCTTTCACACTTACTGACCTGAAGAGGTGGAAACTCATTGGTTTGCAAAG AGTGGCGTCCCCTGTTGGTTCCAGCATGCTTTACTCGCTGTCTCGCTACAGCCGCTATATCTCCATCCTTGATGCCGACCAGAAGACCCTTCGCTGCCCGCCGTATCGCGGCCAGCTGCTCGCCAACATAGCCGATCATCGCACCTACATCCGCCGTGGCTCCACCTACTTCCTCCATGTACAGAGCACCCTGTGCCGCCTGGCTGCCAAAGCCTTCCTGTTTACTttcacccaccacctccacctgccAGTCAGCTCCACGGAAGGGCCCGAGGTCGTGGAGGGCCGGCGCCTTTGCTTTCTGCAGGAGCAGCTGGGGCTGGGCGAGGAGGACAGCCAGATACTGCTGTGCCTCAGCCAGCTCATCACTCAGCAGTACCTACAGCCCGCCACCGGGAGCAGCGCACTCGCaccttgttttagttttaactACACCACTAGCGTTTTATACAAAATCTAA
- the pdap1b gene encoding pdgfa associated protein 1b isoform X1, with protein sequence MPKGGKRGSHKGRMRTYTSPEEIDAQMKAEKERKEQEAEGVEAAAPNDVAEEKLPASGSEDSDDDDSMRKRTGTEGMIEIENPNRISQKSKKVTQIELDEPRQLSRREREEIEKQRAKERYMKLHLAGKTDQAKADLARLAIIRKQREDAAKKKDEEKKAKVAASAATRGINSLTLK encoded by the exons ATGCCTAAAGGAG GAAAGCGAGGGAGCCACAAGGGTCGCATGAGAACTTACACCAGCCCCGAGGAGATAGACGCTCAGATGAAGGCggaaaaggagaggaaggag caggaagcagagggggTGGAGGCTGCAGCTCCGAATGACGTGGCAGAGGAGAAGTTACCAGCATCAGGATCAGAGGACAGCGATGATGACGACTCCATG agaaagagaacagGTACCGAAGGCATGATAGAAATTGAAAACCCCAACAGAATTTCTCAGAAGTCAAAGAAGGTGACGCAAATTGAGCTGGATGAGCCAAGGCAGTTATCAAGGAGAGAAag AGAAGAGATCGAGAAGCAGAGGGCGAAAGAGCGCTACATGAAGCTGCACCTGGCAGGGAAGACGGACCAGGCCAAAGCTGACCTCGCTCGCCTTGCCATTATCAGAAAGCAGAGAGAAGATGCTGCAAAAAAGAAAGACGAAGAGAAGAAGG CAAAAGTAGCAGCGTCGGCGGCAACCAGAGGAATAAACTCCCTCACGCTGAAATGA
- the pdap1b gene encoding pdgfa associated protein 1b isoform X2 → MPKGGKRGSHKGRMRTYTSPEEIDAQMKAEKERKEEAEGVEAAAPNDVAEEKLPASGSEDSDDDDSMRKRTGTEGMIEIENPNRISQKSKKVTQIELDEPRQLSRREREEIEKQRAKERYMKLHLAGKTDQAKADLARLAIIRKQREDAAKKKDEEKKAKVAASAATRGINSLTLK, encoded by the exons ATGCCTAAAGGAG GAAAGCGAGGGAGCCACAAGGGTCGCATGAGAACTTACACCAGCCCCGAGGAGATAGACGCTCAGATGAAGGCggaaaaggagaggaaggag gaagcagagggggTGGAGGCTGCAGCTCCGAATGACGTGGCAGAGGAGAAGTTACCAGCATCAGGATCAGAGGACAGCGATGATGACGACTCCATG agaaagagaacagGTACCGAAGGCATGATAGAAATTGAAAACCCCAACAGAATTTCTCAGAAGTCAAAGAAGGTGACGCAAATTGAGCTGGATGAGCCAAGGCAGTTATCAAGGAGAGAAag AGAAGAGATCGAGAAGCAGAGGGCGAAAGAGCGCTACATGAAGCTGCACCTGGCAGGGAAGACGGACCAGGCCAAAGCTGACCTCGCTCGCCTTGCCATTATCAGAAAGCAGAGAGAAGATGCTGCAAAAAAGAAAGACGAAGAGAAGAAGG CAAAAGTAGCAGCGTCGGCGGCAACCAGAGGAATAAACTCCCTCACGCTGAAATGA
- the shmt1 gene encoding serine hydroxymethyltransferase, cytosolic, protein MSATNGHGVSKETWESHNKMMLEPLGINDSEVFSIIKKEKHRQTYGLELIASENFASRAVLEALGSCMNNKYSEGYPGQRYYGGTEHVDELERLCQKRALEAYGLDSEKWGVNVQPYSGSPANFAVYTAIVEPHGRIMGLDLPDGGHLTHGFMTEKKKISATSIFFESMPYKVNPETGYIDYDRLQENARLFHPRIIIAGTSCYSRNLDYARLRQIANENGAYLMADMAHISGLVAAGVVPSPFEHSDIVTSTTHKTLRGCRSGLIFYRKGVRSVDAKGKETLYNLESLINQAVFPGLQGGPHNHAIAGVAVALKQAMTPEFRAYQEQVLVNCKALSSALIDYGYKIVTGGSDNHLILLDLRSKGTDGGRAEKVLEACAIACNKNTCPGDKSALRPSGLRFGSPALTSRGMEQDDFKKVAQFIHQGVELTLEVQRSLDPKAPLKEFIKALGQEEKFQQRVAEIKAEVEAFAGQFPMPGLPEL, encoded by the exons ATGTCTGCAACAAACGGCCACGGTGTGAGCAAGGAAACATGGGAGTCGCACAACAAGATGATGCTGGAGCCTCTGGGCATCAACGACTCAGAG GTTTTCTCCatcataaaaaaagagaagcacCGGCAGACGTACGGTCTGGAGCTGATAGCGTCTGAGAACTTTGCTAGCAGAGCTGTGCTCGAGGCTCTGGGTTCCTGCATGAACAACAAGTACTCTGAGGGATACCCCGGACAGAG GTATTATGGTGGCACAGAGCATGTTGATGAACTGGAGAGACTTTGTCAGAAGAGGGCTCTGGAGGCATATGGTCTGGACTCAGAGAAATGGGGCGTCAACGTGCAGCCATACTCAG GTTCGCCTGCTAACTTCGCGGTCTACACGGCCATCGTGGAGCCACACGGCAGAATCATGGGACTGGACCTCCCTGATGGAGGTCACCTGACCCACGGCTTCatgactgaaaagaaaaaaatctcagcAACGTCCATCTTCTTCGAGTCCATGCCATACAAG gTGAATCCAGAGACCGGCTACATCGACTATGACAGGCTGCAAGAAAACGCACGTTTGTTCCATCCCAGAATCATCATTGCAG GAACAAGCTGTTATTCCCGCAACCTCGACTACGCCCGTTTGAGGCAGATCGCCAACGAGAACGGTGCGTACCTGATGGCAGACATGGCTCACATCAGCGGTTTGGTGGCTGCCGGCGTGGTGCCCTCCCCCTTTGAGCACTCGGACATTGTTACATCGACAACGCACAAGACGCTGCGTGGCTGCCGCTCTGGACTTATCTTCTACAGGAAAG GGGTGCGGAGTGTCGATGCCAAGGGGAAGGAGACTTTGTACAACTTGGAGTCTTTGATTAATCAGGCCGTGTTTCCTGGGCTGCAGGGAGGACCACACAACCACGCTATTGCAG GTGTTGCTGTAGCTCTCAAACAAGCCATGACCCCAGAGTTCAGGGCCTACCAGGAGCAGGTTCTTGTTAACTGCAAAGCTCTGTCCAGTGCTCTTATTGACTACGGCTACAAGATCGTCACTG GTGGCTCTGACAACCACCTGATCCTATTGGACCTGCGCAGCAAGGGAACTGATGGAGGACGAGCTGAGAAGGTTCTGGAAGCCTGTGCCATCGCTTGCAATAAGAACACCTGTCCAG gGGATAAAAGTGCGCTGCGCCCGAGTGGCCTGAGGTTTGGCTCCCCAGCTCTGACCTCCAGAGGCATGGAGCAGGATGACTTCAAGAAGGTGGCCCAGTTCATCCACCAAG GCGTTGAGCTGACCTTGGAGGTGCAGAGAAGCCTGGATCCCAAGGCCCCTCTTAAGGAGTTCATCAAGGCCTTGGGACAGGAAGAGAAGTTCCAGCAGCGGGTGGCAGAAATCAAGGCTGAGGTGGAGGCTTTCGCTGGTCAGTTCCCCATGCCCGGCCTCCCTGAGCTGTAG
- the bud31 gene encoding protein BUD31 homolog, with product MPKVKRSRKPPPDGWELIEPTLDELDQKMREAETEPHEGKRKVESLWPIFRLHHQRSRYIFDLFHKRKAISRELYDYCIKEGYADKNLIAKWKKQGYENLCCLRCIQTRDTNFGTNCICRVPKGKLEVGRIIECTHCGCRGCSG from the exons ATGCCCAAAgtgaagagaagcaggaagccGCCGCCAGACGGCTGGGAGCTGATCGAGCCCACTCTGGACGAGCTGGATCAGAAAATGAGAGAAG CTGAAACAGAGCCTCACGAAGGAAAACGAAAGGTCGAGTCCCTGTGGCCAATTTTCCGGCTTCACCATCAGCGGAGTCGATACATCTTCGACCTCTTCCACAAACGCAAAGCCATCAGCAGAG AGCTGTATGATTACTGTATAAAGGAAGGCTATGCAGACAAGAACCTGATTGCCAAGTGGAAGAAGCAGGGCTACGAGAACCTGTGCTGTCTGCGTTGCATCCAAACGAGAGACACCAACTTTGGAACCAACTGCATCTGCAGAGTCCCCAAGGGAAAGCTGGAAGTC GGACGGATCATTGAATGCACCCACTGTGGGTGCAGAGGCTGCTCTGGCTAA